The Rhodopirellula islandica genome includes a region encoding these proteins:
- a CDS encoding PSD1 and planctomycete cytochrome C domain-containing protein — translation MTELQTFARAFASICYNEFPACHPPVPPIAVVLLSMRSSLFFFDFSRWTAVCLFGLACSLGLSAHADESQISFNRDIRPILSENCYFCHGPDENNQQSGLRLDSREAAIEFAAIIPEDVEGSELVARIDHDDPDAVMPPPASHKTLTEEQKQLLKDWIAEGAIYEDHWSFTPIRRPDIPNLSEWDETVVSDPVHPVDAFIRARLLAKGHDLSGPARADRLLRRMHMDLVGLPPTWKETQDFFQRSQTSQASSDDRAALIDQKLDELFANPHHGERRAAFWLDLVRFADTVGYHGDQNQHIFPYRDWVIEAFQNNMPFDEFTIKQLAGDLLPNPKTDDLIASGFNRLNMMTREGGAQPGEYLSKYATDRVRTVGMAWMGLTTGCAECHDHKFDPFTAKDFYSLGAFFADIEQWGVYSDYGYTPNPDLKGYNNNFPFPPEIEVTSQALLREQTQAKQELTELARSQHEALPDDQKTAANQWLANVHDWLEQNADGWQSIETTNVPSADKKQRAWKLDASSTSPGSLSPQSIQVSLPTKPNQTPLAVEVRFYIEELETVPADKSAENQEDEKKLKRTTVAVSLARANRWMPSFSNTVAQQNVASRWTVPATDADGHAAKQRPHQFMIDQSKHADEPMQAVFELSAPLQLRDGQSLIAEIKGLPADIEATFEASPLIRLRPFDPTELEAIQVCDSVSQPNALLSWMMSNPKQTKDAGAKNHWRDRYLACREGRTWTMVTQATDPIEMRVLPRGNWQDETGEVVQPATPKFLGQYGIDSDKNADANHSDSKRLTRLDLARWIVHRDNPLTARVVANRLWKQFFGVGLTMAVDDLGTQGEPPSHPELLDYLAIELIESGWDLRHVTRLILTSQTYQQDSRVRPELSEIDPENRLLGYHPPRRLEAEIIRDNALAVSGLLNLEIGGPSVKPYQPGGYYSNLQFPNRTYRSTTGDNQYRRGIYMHWQRTFLHPMLANFDAPSREDCVAIRANANTPQQALTLLNDPTFIEAASELAWSMNEQSDSDENRLRAMIRRSLQREATSEEIERLSVFLDQQRELFLADEALSVELTSVGQSAARHGKSLTHPERAEWAAWTATARIVLNLHETITRY, via the coding sequence GTGACTGAACTCCAAACGTTTGCGAGAGCATTTGCATCGATCTGCTACAATGAGTTTCCCGCCTGCCATCCTCCCGTCCCGCCCATCGCTGTGGTCTTGCTCTCCATGCGTTCTTCTTTGTTCTTCTTTGATTTTTCCCGGTGGACGGCTGTTTGCCTGTTCGGACTCGCCTGCTCCTTGGGCCTGTCGGCACACGCGGATGAATCACAGATCTCGTTCAATCGCGATATCCGGCCGATCCTGTCGGAGAACTGCTACTTCTGTCACGGCCCTGACGAAAACAACCAGCAATCCGGTTTGCGTTTGGATAGCCGTGAAGCAGCCATCGAATTTGCCGCCATCATTCCGGAAGACGTGGAAGGCAGCGAGTTAGTTGCCCGGATCGACCACGACGATCCAGACGCCGTCATGCCGCCGCCAGCTTCACACAAAACACTGACCGAAGAACAAAAGCAGCTGCTCAAGGACTGGATCGCGGAAGGCGCGATCTATGAAGACCATTGGTCCTTCACCCCCATCCGCCGGCCAGACATCCCCAACCTGAGCGAGTGGGACGAGACCGTGGTTTCGGATCCCGTCCATCCGGTCGATGCCTTCATTCGCGCCAGGTTGCTCGCAAAGGGACACGATCTTTCAGGGCCAGCTCGAGCAGACCGTCTGCTCCGACGGATGCACATGGACTTGGTCGGCCTGCCACCCACCTGGAAAGAAACCCAGGACTTCTTCCAGCGTTCTCAAACCTCGCAGGCATCCTCTGATGACCGGGCCGCGTTGATCGATCAGAAGCTGGACGAACTCTTCGCGAATCCTCACCACGGCGAACGCAGGGCGGCGTTCTGGTTGGACCTTGTTCGGTTCGCGGACACCGTTGGCTACCACGGGGACCAAAACCAGCACATCTTCCCTTACCGCGACTGGGTGATCGAAGCGTTCCAGAACAACATGCCGTTCGATGAATTCACCATCAAACAGCTTGCCGGAGATTTGCTTCCCAATCCCAAAACAGACGACTTGATCGCATCCGGATTCAATCGTCTGAACATGATGACTCGCGAAGGTGGTGCGCAACCGGGCGAGTACCTGTCCAAGTACGCGACCGATCGAGTGCGAACCGTTGGCATGGCCTGGATGGGACTGACGACCGGATGCGCCGAATGCCACGATCACAAATTTGATCCCTTCACGGCCAAGGACTTCTATTCCCTCGGTGCGTTCTTTGCTGACATCGAGCAATGGGGTGTCTACAGCGATTACGGTTACACCCCCAACCCGGACCTGAAGGGCTACAACAACAACTTCCCGTTCCCACCCGAAATCGAAGTCACCAGCCAAGCGTTGCTGCGGGAACAAACGCAAGCCAAGCAAGAACTCACCGAACTGGCTCGTTCGCAACACGAGGCATTGCCGGACGATCAGAAAACCGCCGCGAATCAATGGCTGGCGAACGTCCATGATTGGCTTGAACAAAACGCGGACGGATGGCAATCCATTGAGACGACCAACGTCCCGTCGGCCGACAAGAAGCAACGAGCATGGAAACTGGATGCGAGTTCGACCTCGCCTGGATCTTTGTCGCCTCAGTCCATTCAAGTCAGCTTGCCGACCAAGCCGAACCAAACGCCGCTCGCGGTGGAAGTACGTTTCTACATCGAGGAATTGGAAACCGTTCCCGCGGACAAGTCGGCGGAGAACCAAGAGGATGAAAAGAAGCTCAAACGAACCACTGTCGCTGTTTCACTCGCACGAGCGAACCGCTGGATGCCTTCGTTCTCCAACACAGTGGCCCAGCAAAACGTGGCCTCGCGTTGGACGGTTCCCGCGACCGATGCCGACGGGCACGCGGCCAAACAGCGACCGCATCAATTCATGATTGACCAGTCCAAGCACGCGGACGAACCGATGCAAGCCGTGTTTGAATTGTCCGCACCGCTGCAATTGAGAGACGGCCAATCATTGATCGCTGAGATCAAAGGGTTGCCCGCCGACATCGAGGCGACATTCGAAGCGTCACCGCTGATCCGATTGCGGCCGTTTGACCCAACCGAATTGGAAGCGATCCAAGTCTGTGACTCGGTCAGCCAACCCAACGCTTTGTTGAGCTGGATGATGTCCAACCCCAAACAAACCAAAGACGCCGGTGCCAAGAACCATTGGCGCGACCGCTACCTCGCCTGTCGGGAGGGCCGAACGTGGACGATGGTCACGCAGGCCACCGACCCGATCGAAATGCGGGTGCTACCGCGTGGTAACTGGCAAGACGAAACCGGAGAAGTCGTCCAACCGGCCACGCCCAAATTCTTAGGCCAATACGGAATCGACTCCGACAAGAATGCTGATGCCAACCACTCTGATTCGAAACGCTTGACTCGTTTGGACCTGGCTCGCTGGATCGTGCACCGCGACAACCCGTTGACGGCACGCGTCGTGGCCAACCGACTCTGGAAACAATTCTTCGGCGTTGGACTGACCATGGCTGTCGATGACCTCGGAACTCAAGGCGAGCCGCCATCCCATCCAGAACTGCTCGATTATCTCGCGATCGAACTGATCGAATCCGGTTGGGACCTGCGTCATGTGACTCGATTGATTCTGACCAGCCAAACCTACCAACAGGACAGCCGTGTTCGACCGGAACTGTCCGAGATCGATCCTGAAAATCGTCTGCTCGGCTACCACCCGCCGCGACGTTTAGAAGCCGAGATCATTCGGGACAATGCACTTGCCGTTTCTGGATTGTTGAACCTGGAAATCGGTGGTCCCTCGGTCAAACCCTATCAGCCCGGTGGCTACTATTCGAACTTGCAATTCCCCAACCGGACCTATCGCTCGACAACGGGTGACAACCAGTATCGCCGTGGCATTTACATGCACTGGCAGCGCACGTTCTTGCATCCGATGCTCGCGAACTTCGACGCCCCCAGTCGGGAGGACTGCGTCGCAATTCGGGCCAACGCGAACACGCCTCAACAAGCGTTGACGTTGCTCAACGACCCGACGTTCATCGAAGCGGCTAGCGAACTGGCGTGGAGCATGAACGAACAATCCGATTCCGATGAAAATCGGTTGCGAGCCATGATTCGTCGGTCCCTGCAACGCGAAGCGACCAGCGAAGAGATCGAGCGTCTGTCCGTCTTCCTGGACCAGCAACGCGAACTGTTCTTGGCCGACGAAGCCTTGTCAGTGGAATTGACCAGCGTTGGCCAATCCGCCGCACGTCATGGCAAATCGCTCACGCATCCCGAACGAGCGGAATGGGCGGCTTGGACCGCCACGGCTCGAATCGTCTTGAATCTGCACGAAACAATCACCCGCTACTGA
- a CDS encoding DUF2062 domain-containing protein — MILFSIKLLSSLRKAIAGRKYPSQLAWGLAFGLLIGLIPHGNLLAVALVFGVLMLRVNHAMVALTAIGVTMVAPRLDPISEQLAQWFFDQEGVSQVMARAWDLPLVPWTDLNNTVVMGSFLIGLASLVPTFAVSYPLFKAVSGNGREDEDLEEELLVTPVRKRRSSETSTAHAVDPPHTQTRQPHFSPEPAFVSGSDEVIEANSGRVFDFRRVDDAEPVLAKITPGRDENANAKRALAVNEASTSDASYGKQTTHIEVLDADSNLQTASNTNTMASVSGGSRQPDPVTTNDDQHKIDEALSYLLRQLRDSQDKDAA, encoded by the coding sequence ATGATTCTGTTTTCGATCAAGCTGCTCAGCAGTCTTCGCAAAGCGATTGCGGGGAGGAAGTATCCTTCTCAGCTCGCGTGGGGATTGGCGTTCGGACTTCTCATCGGGCTAATCCCGCACGGCAACCTGCTGGCGGTGGCGTTGGTGTTTGGCGTTTTGATGTTGCGTGTCAATCACGCGATGGTCGCTTTGACCGCGATCGGCGTGACGATGGTGGCACCGCGTTTGGATCCGATTTCGGAGCAACTGGCGCAGTGGTTCTTCGATCAAGAAGGCGTCTCACAAGTCATGGCACGAGCCTGGGACTTGCCCTTGGTGCCTTGGACGGATTTGAACAACACCGTTGTGATGGGAAGTTTCCTGATTGGACTGGCTTCGCTTGTTCCCACCTTCGCTGTGTCGTACCCGCTCTTCAAAGCGGTCTCGGGCAACGGGCGGGAAGACGAGGATCTCGAAGAGGAGTTGCTGGTGACGCCGGTTCGCAAGCGTCGGTCCAGCGAAACGTCGACAGCGCACGCTGTGGATCCCCCGCACACCCAGACACGTCAGCCTCACTTCTCGCCTGAACCAGCGTTCGTGTCGGGAAGCGACGAAGTGATCGAGGCCAACTCTGGACGTGTGTTTGATTTTCGCCGCGTGGACGATGCCGAACCCGTGCTCGCCAAGATCACGCCCGGTCGTGACGAAAACGCGAATGCGAAACGAGCCTTGGCCGTGAATGAAGCGTCGACTTCGGATGCTTCTTATGGAAAGCAAACCACCCACATCGAAGTGCTCGACGCAGATTCCAATCTGCAGACGGCTTCCAATACGAACACGATGGCATCGGTGTCTGGCGGTTCACGCCAACCCGATCCGGTTACGACGAACGACGACCAACACAAAATCGATGAAGCGCTCAGTTATTTGCTTCGTCAATTGCGCGATTCGCAAGACAAGGATGCAGCATGA